In Afipia carboxidovorans OM5, the sequence TCACCGCGCGGTTATGGATGTTGGTGAAGAGGAAGTTGTGCTGCGGCGGCCGCACATAGACCGGCGGACGCACGAAGATCGGGATCGGAATGAAAATCGGCCGCGGCAGGATGAACAGGTCATCCGAATAATACGGCGGCGGCAGATCGATGAAATCTTCCGGCGGCGGCGGCAGGTAATAGACCGGCGGCGGTGGCGGCGGTGCGAAATCGAAATCCGGATCAGAGAACATCAGCACCGGCCGATCGACATAGACGATCTCATCCGGCGGTGGCGGCGGCACGTCGTAGTCGATCATCGCGAACGACTGCGGCGGTTCCAGCGCTGCAGATAATATGGCCAAACGGCGGCGAGCGTCGGCCGCGTGCGGACCGTGCGGATAGCGGCGCAGATACGACCAGTAGGCATCCGGCGTATCGGTCCGATACGTCCGCCGCCAGGTGATCGCCTCACGCCGCGCAGCCGTGATCACACGCACGCGCTTCGCCATCGGATCGTCCGGATAGGCACCGAGGAAATCCTCATAACCCTGCAGCGTGTCGCGCTCGAGCACCGCGGCATAAGCGTCCTGCGGCCCCATCTCCTTGATCGGCTTTTTGCGCGCGGCTTCTGCCTGCTCAGCCGTCGGCTGGGGCGGCGCATCGGGTGCACGATCAAAGAACACGAACGGCGTTTCCACCTTCGCGGCATCCCACGGCACCTGCGCACCCTTGGTCGTCTCGTTGACGCGCAGCCGCACGCGATCGAACAATTCCGGCAGCGGCAAGCCGCCCGCGCGGATCATCTCGGCGAGCGCCTGCGCGTAAGCACCATAAGCACCCTGCTCTTCCGGCGCGACGGTGCCCGGCGCCGCATTGAAGGCAACGAGCATCTTCGGCTCAGGCTCGATCAGCGCAAGACCGCTCGCGATCTGCACATCGCCATCGATGAAAGGCTGCTGGCGCGCGGCGTCGAGCACGATAATGCTGGTCTTCAACGGCAGCGCCGCCAGTTGGCGCATGTAATCACCGAGGCGCAGTCCTTCGGTCGGAATGTCGGTGTCACGCTCGATCTTGGAATCGACAGGGATGAAATAATTCTCGCCCGCAAGCTGCAGGCCGTAGCCCGCGAGATAAACCATCGCCACCGTATCGGGGCCGGAGGTTTGCGCCTTCTGGATGAAATCGCGGAAGCTGCCACGCAGCGTATCGCCGTCGAGATCGCGCGCACCGACAACTTCGAAGCCTGCCGCTTCCAACGTCTGTGCGATGAGGCCCGCGTCGTTCGCCGCGGTCGCAAGCGGCGCCTTGGCATAGGCACCGTTGCCGACGACGAGCGCGATGCGCTTCTCCTGCGGGCCGTTGGATTGCTCAGGCTGTTGAGCCTGTCCCAACCCCGGCAACGCCGTCACAGCCAGCAGCGCAGCGGCAGCGAACAGTCCCAAGGTGCGAAACGCCATAGCGATCTCCGATCCGATACTTCGCGATCATGGCATATTCCGCAGCGTGCTGTCTGAATATTGTTTGAACGGCCTCTAAAGCGTCTGTACATCGACGACGCCGGTAATCGCCTTCAGCGCGCCCGCAATCTGCGGCGACACTTTGTAGCGGTCGCGCAGCCTCATTTCGACCTCGGTTTCAAGATCAAGCATCATCACCAGCGTGACTTCGCCCGCGCGTGCGGACGATCCCGCGCCGCCTCCGCGCGCATGATCCTCGAGACGGCGGCGGATCGATTCCAGCGGCTTGTCGTCGCGCAGAAAAATCTTCAGCGCCATCGAGGTCTTCGCCGCCGCCTGATCGAGCAGCTCAACATTGGCGATGCGCGCGCGCACGTCCTCGCCCTGCAACTCCGCGCTGAGCTGCAGAAGCACCGCCAGCCCCGGCTCCAGCAATTCGCGGAATTGGCCGAGTCCTTCGGAGAACAGCACAGCCTCGAAGTGTCCGGTGGGATCGGAGAGCCCGATGATCCCCATCTTGTTACCGGTCTTGGTGCGCCGCTCCATGCGCGAGACCACCGTCGCGGCAACCTTGCCCGCGGTGCGGCCATTCTTCACGGCGCTCGCAAACTCCGCCCACGACTGCACGTTGAGCCGCTGCAGCACGACCTTGTAATCATCGAGCGGATGGCCGGAGAGGAAGAAGCCGACCGCGCCGTATTCGCGCTGCAGCCGCTCGGCCGGCAGCCACGGCTCGACATGCGGCAGCGTGATGACCGGCCCGCCGGTCTGTCCGCCGAACATATCGCTCTGGCCGAGCACTGCCTCCTCGTGGCTGCGCTGACAGGCAGCGAGGATCGCATCGGCGCCCGCGAACACCGCAGCACGGTTCGGCTCGATCGTGTCGAACGCGCCGGCGGCGGCAAGGCTTTCCAGCACGCGCTTGTTGATCGCGCGCGGCGGCACGCGCGCGGCAAAATCCGACAGCGAGGTGAATGGCCCGCCGTTCTTGCGCGCCTCGACGATCATGTCGACGGCATGCGTTCCCACCCCCTTCAGCGCGGCGAGCGAATAAAAGATCGTGTTCTCACCGACAGTGAAGGTGCCTTCCGAGCGATTGATCGACGGCGGCTCGACCTTGATACCGAGGCGCTGCGCTTCGGCGCGGAATTCAGAGAGCTTGTCGGTGTTGCCGGTATCGAGTGTCATCGACGCGGCGATGAACTCCACCGGATAATGCGCCTTCATGTAGGCGGTCTGGTAGGACACGAGCGCATAAGCCGCAGCATGGCTCTTGTTGAAGCCGTAGTCGGCGAACTTCGCGAGCAGTTCGAAAATCTGGTCAGCCTGCGACTTGGAGATGCTGTGCTCGACCGAGCCCGAAACAAAGCGCACGCGCTGCTTTTCCATCTCGGCACGGATCTTCTTGCCCATCGCGCGGCGCAGCAGGTCGGCTTCTCCGAGCGAATAGCCCGCCATCACCTGCGCGATCTGCATCACCTGCTCCTGATAGATGATGACGCCGAACGTCTCTTTCAGGATCGGCTCCAGCACCGGGTGCAGATATTCGGGCTCCTCGTCGCCGTGCTTGCGCGCGCAATAGGTCGGGATGTTCGCCATCGGGCCCGGACGATAGAGCGCGACGAGCGCGATGATGTCCTCGAAGCGGTCGGGCCGCATATCGACGAGCGCGCGCCGCATGCCCTGACTTTCAACCTGGAACACGCCGACCACATCGCCCCGGGTCAGCATGTCGTAGGTTTGTTTGTCGTCGAGCGGCAGGTGCGCAAGATCGACGTGGATGTTGCTCTGTTTCAAGAGCTTCACCGCGACGTCGAGAACCGTCAGCGTCTTGAGGCCGAGGAAGTCGAATTTTACGAGGCCCGCGGGCTCAACCCATTTCATGTTGAACTGGGTGACCGGCATGTCCGATTTCGGATCGCGATAGAGCGGCACGAGTTCGGAGAGCGGCCGGTCACCGATCACGATGCCCGCGGCGTGGGTCGAGGCGTGGCGCGTCAGTCCCTCGAGACGCTGGGCAATGTCGAAGGCACGCGCGACCACCGGGTCTTCGTCGCGGAAGGCCTGCAGCTTCGGTTCGCCCTCGATCGCCTTGGCGAGCGTCACGGGGGCCGCCGGATTCTGCGGCACGAGCTTGGTCAGCTTGTCGACCTGGCCGTAAGGCATCTGCAGCACACGGCCGACGTCGCGCAACACGCCGCGCGCCTGCAGCGTACCGAAGGTAATGATCTGCGCGACATGGTCGGCGCCGTAGCGGCGCTGCACGTAATCGATCACCTCGCCGCGGCGGTCCTGACAGAAATCGATGTCGAAGTCCGGCATCGACACGCGCTCGGGATTGAGGAAGCGTTCGAACAGAAGCGCGAACCGCAGCGGATCGAGATCGGTGATGGTGAGCGCGTAGGCCACGAGCGAGCCTGCGCCCGAGCCGCGCCCCGGCCCCACCGGAATGCCTTGCGACTTCGCCCACTTGATGAAGTCGGACACGATGAGGAAGTAACCCGAATAATTCATGCGGGTGATGACGCTCATCTCGTAGGCAAGGCGCGTGCGGTAGTCTTCTTCAGTCTTGCCCTCGGCGAGGCCGTGCGCCTTGAGCCGCCGTGCGAGACCTTCCTCCGCCTGCTTCTGAAGCTCGGCGTTTTCCTTGCTGACCGCATCGGCCATGTGATCGCTGTCGACGGTGAAGTGCGGCAGGATCGGTTTGCGCTTACGCGGACGGAAGGCGCAGCGCTGCGCGATCTCGACCGTCGAGGCGAGCGCTTCCGGCAGGTCGGCGAACAGCACCGCCATCTCGGCGCGAGTCTTGAAGCGATGATCGGGCGTGAGGTGCGCGCGCTCGGTCTCCGCGAGAAGCCGCCCGCCCGCGATGCACAGCAGCGCGTCGTGGGATTCGTAATCCTCGACGGTCGCGAAATACGGCTCGTTGGTCGCAACGAGCGGCAGCCCCTTGCCATAGGCGATGTCGATCAGCGCGCTCTCGATCCGCCGTTCGCTGTCGAGGCCGTGGCGCTGCAGTTCGAGATAAAGCCGGTCGCCGAACAGGTCCGCGAGCTTTTCCACCCGCTGGAGAGCAAGTTCGGGATGCTCGGCCATGAGCGCCTGCGAGATCGGCCCCTCCGGTCCGCCGGTCAGCGCGATCAGGCCGGTCCTTTCCTGCTCCAGCCACTCGGCCTTGATGTGAGGCGTCTGCTGGGCAGGCATTTCGAGGAACGCGCGCGAGTTGAGCCGCATCAGGCTGCGATAGCTGTCCTCGGTCGGCGCGAGCAGGACGATCCGGGCGGGCGCGAGGGCGGCCGCATTGCGCGCGGCGGGATCGACGTCGCCGAAATCGACCGCAAGCGCGCAGCCGATGATCGGCTGGATGCCGAGGCCCGCAAGCTTCTCGGAGAATTCCAGCGCGCCGAACATATTGTCGCGGTCGGTCAGCGCCAACGCGGGCTGGTTGTCGGCCTTGGCGAGAGCCGCGAGCTTCTCGGTCTTCATCGAGCCCTGCAGCAGCGAATAGGCCGAGTGAACGTGAAGATGGATAAATCCGGGAGACGCCATCCGGGCAGACTTTCGCGCTGGGAGATTTTTGGGAGCCGCACCCCCGTGTGGCGGTCAGAAGCGAGCTTCCGAACCCCGCTCACACGGGCGACTCAACTCACCTCACGGTGCCGCCCGCGCCCCGCCCTGTCCATGTGCAACCGCACATCGGGCGGAGCTATCATCCCTTTCCCCAGCCTTCTGGCCAGGCCGCCCTCAGAGCTGCGGAATGAGGTGCGCCCACACCGCTACAGTCCCAACGAACAGCACGAGAGAGGCCAAAGCGGCGGCTTCCTCAACGAACGTCTTCAACATGACCGGCTCCTTCTCCTGACACGTTTCGAGGCGTTTTCTGCCAAAGAACATATACAGAACAATGTTCGATATTTGTTCTATCGTCAAGCACAGGCCGACAGACCAGCCGGAAGGTGGCAAACAGTCTTAACGAAGGTTTGACAGGACAGGCCCCGCCAGCATCGAACCAAGTCGGTCGATCTGTATTGACCAACCTGCGGAACCCGTTCACGAACAGGCAGTTTCGCGATTCCGGACGTTCAGGAGAGCTCCATGCGTCACCTTTTCCTCGCCCTCGCTGCCGTGGCCGCGATCACCAGCATCGACACGACGCCCGCTGCCGCGCAGGAATATCCTTATTGCATCCGGGGCCGCGACTATACGGGTTATGGAGAGTGCAGCTTTCCGAGCTACGCGGCCTGCCAGGCGGCGGCATCCGGGCGCTTCGCCTATTGCGACATCAACCCGTTCTACAATCGCTCGCCGGAGGTTCGCCGGCCTCACCGCCGCATCTATCGCGAGGTCTATTGAGCATGAGCAAGCTGCCTTTTGGGTTGAGCGCTCGCCACGCGGTGGCGGTGGTGGTGCTTGCCTGCGGGGGCTCGGTTTTGGCGCCGGTCCCGGCACAAGCCTTGATCGAGTACCCGTACTGCATGAGGGTCTATACGCGTGATCAGTATGAGGATTGCAGCTACTCGACGCTCGCGCAGTGCCAGCTCAGCGCCTCCGGCCGCTCGGCGATGTGCTACCGCGACCCATTCTATCGCGGCGCGCCCGGTACGGCTTACGTGGTGCGCGAGCCGCGCGTGCCCTACTCGCCGTTCGGCAATATCGATCCCTATTACAATCCCTACCGCGCCACGGTCGCTCCTCCGCCGTCGCGGCATATCCACCGCAAGCCGAAGCGCAAAACGCATCGCGCGCAGTGACGCGCGATCGTCATCCCTAACCGCAATCGAAGATCAATCGAGCTCGACCACCTGACCGTCCGCCAGCGAGACGCGGCGGTCCATCATGTTGGCGAGCTCCATGTTATGGGTCGCGATCAGCATCGCGACCTGCGTCGCCCGCACAAGCTGCATCAGCGCGTTGAAGACGTGAGCGGCCGTGTGCGGGTCGAGGTTACCGGTCGGCTCGTCCGCAAACAGCACCCGCGGCGCATTTGCAACCGCGCGAGCAATCGCGACGCGCTGCTGCTCGCCGCCCGACAACTCTGCCGGGCGATGGGTAACGCGCTCGGACAATCCGAGATAGGCCAGAATCTCTCGGGAGCGCTGCACCGTCTCCTTGCGCGAGAGACCGCGGATCATCTGCGGCAGCATCACGTTCTCAAGCGCCGAGAATTCCGGCAGCAAGCGGTGCGACTGATAGACGAAGCCGATATCGGTGCGGCGAATCTGCGTGCGCT encodes:
- the dnaE gene encoding DNA polymerase III subunit alpha, which translates into the protein MASPGFIHLHVHSAYSLLQGSMKTEKLAALAKADNQPALALTDRDNMFGALEFSEKLAGLGIQPIIGCALAVDFGDVDPAARNAAALAPARIVLLAPTEDSYRSLMRLNSRAFLEMPAQQTPHIKAEWLEQERTGLIALTGGPEGPISQALMAEHPELALQRVEKLADLFGDRLYLELQRHGLDSERRIESALIDIAYGKGLPLVATNEPYFATVEDYESHDALLCIAGGRLLAETERAHLTPDHRFKTRAEMAVLFADLPEALASTVEIAQRCAFRPRKRKPILPHFTVDSDHMADAVSKENAELQKQAEEGLARRLKAHGLAEGKTEEDYRTRLAYEMSVITRMNYSGYFLIVSDFIKWAKSQGIPVGPGRGSGAGSLVAYALTITDLDPLRFALLFERFLNPERVSMPDFDIDFCQDRRGEVIDYVQRRYGADHVAQIITFGTLQARGVLRDVGRVLQMPYGQVDKLTKLVPQNPAAPVTLAKAIEGEPKLQAFRDEDPVVARAFDIAQRLEGLTRHASTHAAGIVIGDRPLSELVPLYRDPKSDMPVTQFNMKWVEPAGLVKFDFLGLKTLTVLDVAVKLLKQSNIHVDLAHLPLDDKQTYDMLTRGDVVGVFQVESQGMRRALVDMRPDRFEDIIALVALYRPGPMANIPTYCARKHGDEEPEYLHPVLEPILKETFGVIIYQEQVMQIAQVMAGYSLGEADLLRRAMGKKIRAEMEKQRVRFVSGSVEHSISKSQADQIFELLAKFADYGFNKSHAAAYALVSYQTAYMKAHYPVEFIAASMTLDTGNTDKLSEFRAEAQRLGIKVEPPSINRSEGTFTVGENTIFYSLAALKGVGTHAVDMIVEARKNGGPFTSLSDFAARVPPRAINKRVLESLAAAGAFDTIEPNRAAVFAGADAILAACQRSHEEAVLGQSDMFGGQTGGPVITLPHVEPWLPAERLQREYGAVGFFLSGHPLDDYKVVLQRLNVQSWAEFASAVKNGRTAGKVAATVVSRMERRTKTGNKMGIIGLSDPTGHFEAVLFSEGLGQFRELLEPGLAVLLQLSAELQGEDVRARIANVELLDQAAAKTSMALKIFLRDDKPLESIRRRLEDHARGGGAGSSARAGEVTLVMMLDLETEVEMRLRDRYKVSPQIAGALKAITGVVDVQTL
- a CDS encoding ABC transporter ATP-binding protein, whose translation is MQVDHDAPVVFLHDIHRQYRQGETTLTILSGAKLALWAGQSVALVAPSGTGKSTLLHIAGLLEQPDSGEVYVNGAPTSTLSDAERTQIRRTDIGFVYQSHRLLPEFSALENVMLPQMIRGLSRKETVQRSREILAYLGLSERVTHRPAELSGGEQQRVAIARAVANAPRVLFADEPTGNLDPHTAAHVFNALMQLVRATQVAMLIATHNMELANMMDRRVSLADGQVVELD
- a CDS encoding DUF3551 domain-containing protein, whose amino-acid sequence is MRHLFLALAAVAAITSIDTTPAAAQEYPYCIRGRDYTGYGECSFPSYAACQAAASGRFAYCDINPFYNRSPEVRRPHRRIYREVY
- a CDS encoding DUF3551 domain-containing protein; the protein is MSKLPFGLSARHAVAVVVLACGGSVLAPVPAQALIEYPYCMRVYTRDQYEDCSYSTLAQCQLSASGRSAMCYRDPFYRGAPGTAYVVREPRVPYSPFGNIDPYYNPYRATVAPPPSRHIHRKPKRKTHRAQ
- a CDS encoding caspase family protein, which produces MAFRTLGLFAAAALLAVTALPGLGQAQQPEQSNGPQEKRIALVVGNGAYAKAPLATAANDAGLIAQTLEAAGFEVVGARDLDGDTLRGSFRDFIQKAQTSGPDTVAMVYLAGYGLQLAGENYFIPVDSKIERDTDIPTEGLRLGDYMRQLAALPLKTSIIVLDAARQQPFIDGDVQIASGLALIEPEPKMLVAFNAAPGTVAPEEQGAYGAYAQALAEMIRAGGLPLPELFDRVRLRVNETTKGAQVPWDAAKVETPFVFFDRAPDAPPQPTAEQAEAARKKPIKEMGPQDAYAAVLERDTLQGYEDFLGAYPDDPMAKRVRVITAARREAITWRRTYRTDTPDAYWSYLRRYPHGPHAADARRRLAILSAALEPPQSFAMIDYDVPPPPPDEIVYVDRPVLMFSDPDFDFAPPPPPPVYYLPPPPEDFIDLPPPYYSDDLFILPRPIFIPIPIFVRPPVYVRPPQHNFLFTNIHNRAVIDRDINRRGPGGFNRPGGPGGAIVPPGAKGPAIQRPFGPMLPGAAQRRATLISEGKAQRPASSLINPRANIGNVDRRAPLPGPRKFGPSATSPRPAPGARPAPTTMPNRNALPVPGRGNVPSAPLDARGPGNGQRGAGQTPGPRPGQPPVPGQPGPQVRPGQPGGPGASGRMGPGPGQRGPDATRPGMTRPDVSRPGINRPDVNRPGMNRPGMSGPRPDAVRPPPSARPSAPPAAARPAPQIRRPAAPPRPAPQMRPQAQPQPRVAPPPRMAPQPNRAMPQPQRMAPPPQRMAPPPQRMAPPPRMSAPPRAAPPVARPAPPPRMAAPPPRMAAPPRPAPPPRAAPAPKRCPPNVPRC